The following proteins are co-located in the Streptomyces sp. DT2A-34 genome:
- a CDS encoding M1 family metallopeptidase, protein MHRRIMAPGALAAASLMLAIPASAASHSPGAPGIGDPYYPAYGNGGYDVSHYDLRLKYQPATDELAGTATLLAKTTQDLSRFNLDFLLDVSEVRVNGAKASFATSGEHELEITPAKPLAKGTAVTVVVRYRGVPSWKEAYGFNAWLRTADGGVAAGEPEGAWWWFPSNDHPRDKATFDVSVQVPDSTQFISNGTLQSTSSRAGWTRYNWRSNKPQATYLATFAAGRFDVTTGTSESGIPVINAYSKDLGDTAGAARASIERTGEIADWLTEYFGPYPYNALGGYVPNTPSVGYALETQTRPFYSPRQFASGSNVSVVVHELAHQWYGDDVSVKDWKDIWVNEGFARYAQWLWSEHEGEGTAQEIADYVYASHPADDPFWAVKPGDPGPENQFHIAVYDRGALTLQALRNEIGDEAFFAILKGWPQKYAYGNASVADFQRYAEEVSGKPLAALFDTWLFQPSKPGAPAAHSASIARSATDPVQPKSWKKIAATNGVHDHGHEGEH, encoded by the coding sequence GTGCACCGCAGAATCATGGCGCCGGGCGCACTCGCAGCCGCCTCTTTGATGCTGGCGATCCCGGCGTCGGCCGCGAGCCACTCCCCCGGCGCTCCGGGCATCGGCGACCCCTACTACCCGGCGTACGGCAATGGCGGATACGACGTCTCCCACTACGACCTCCGGCTGAAGTACCAGCCGGCCACGGACGAGTTGGCGGGTACGGCGACCCTGCTGGCGAAGACCACGCAGGATCTGTCCCGCTTCAATCTGGACTTTCTGCTGGACGTCAGCGAGGTCCGGGTCAACGGCGCGAAGGCGTCGTTCGCGACGTCGGGCGAGCACGAGTTGGAGATCACGCCGGCGAAACCGCTGGCCAAGGGCACGGCCGTCACCGTGGTCGTGCGCTACCGCGGGGTGCCGTCGTGGAAGGAGGCGTACGGCTTCAACGCGTGGCTGCGCACTGCGGACGGCGGGGTCGCCGCGGGCGAGCCCGAGGGCGCCTGGTGGTGGTTCCCCAGCAATGACCACCCGCGCGACAAGGCGACCTTCGACGTGTCGGTGCAGGTGCCGGACAGCACCCAGTTCATCTCCAACGGCACGTTGCAGTCGACGAGTTCGCGGGCCGGCTGGACCCGCTACAACTGGCGCTCCAACAAGCCGCAGGCCACCTACCTCGCCACGTTCGCGGCCGGCAGGTTCGACGTCACGACCGGCACGTCCGAGAGTGGGATTCCGGTCATCAACGCCTACAGCAAGGACCTCGGCGACACCGCCGGTGCGGCGCGGGCGAGCATCGAGCGGACCGGGGAGATCGCCGACTGGCTGACCGAGTACTTCGGGCCCTATCCCTACAACGCGCTCGGCGGGTACGTACCCAACACCCCCTCCGTCGGGTACGCCCTGGAGACCCAGACCCGGCCCTTCTACAGTCCCCGCCAGTTCGCGAGCGGGTCGAACGTCTCCGTGGTCGTGCATGAGCTGGCCCACCAGTGGTACGGCGACGACGTGTCGGTCAAGGACTGGAAGGACATCTGGGTCAACGAGGGCTTCGCGCGGTACGCGCAGTGGCTGTGGTCGGAGCACGAGGGTGAGGGGACGGCGCAAGAGATCGCCGACTACGTGTACGCCTCGCATCCGGCCGACGATCCGTTCTGGGCGGTCAAGCCCGGTGACCCCGGGCCGGAGAACCAGTTCCACATCGCGGTCTACGACCGGGGCGCGCTGACCCTGCAGGCGCTGCGCAACGAGATCGGGGACGAGGCGTTCTTCGCCATTCTCAAGGGCTGGCCGCAGAAGTACGCCTACGGCAACGCCTCGGTGGCCGACTTCCAGCGGTACGCCGAGGAGGTGTCGGGGAAGCCGCTGGCGGCGCTCTTCGACACGTGGCTGTTCCAGCCGTCGAAGCCGGGCGCTCCGGCGGCGCACAGT
- a CDS encoding Xaa-Pro dipeptidyl-peptidase, with protein sequence MPIRTRFTIWRPLATVATAALMATFLTPATAHAAPRESRPVYSYENAIREAVWVDTGLDHDRDGKTDRVAVDIVRPQEAAQQGRKIPVIMDASPYYSCCGRGNEGQKKTYDANGDVVQMPLFYDNYFVPRGYAFVGVDLAGTNRSDGCVDVGGRSDVLSAKAVVDWLNGRAKAYTTRTGTTKAKATWTNGRTGMIGKSWDGTIANGVAATGVEGLRTIVPISAISSWYDYYFQQGAPLYDSGPDWLSDDVDSPDARAKCGAVQQMLVDGAPRTGDWTPLWTERDYVKDARKVRASVFLIHGMQDLNVRMKHVGQWWDALAKNGVERKIWLSQTGHVDPFDFRRAAWVETLHRWFDHELLGYDNGIDREPMADIERHPDQWVTSKAWPPRGTDTTTLRPAKGTQAGVGTLGLRKGNGTETFTDDPQHSETDWAAHIDRSTPDKAGFVTKPLTRDLRLSGSSEVTVTATPTTSTAHLSAVLVDLGPDTVRDYATSGEGITTLTDRTCWGVSTTGDSACFKETAAKTADVDYTVVSRGWADLGNYASDMKGVPLTPGKPYTITLDLAATDHVVPAGHRLALIIAGTDKDLIDPPSTTPTLTLDLSRTKARVPLVGGAPAFARATTGSVSAAPETAPLDGVTTAPRSIHRIPEGGQ encoded by the coding sequence ATGCCGATACGCACGCGCTTCACGATCTGGAGACCGCTCGCGACGGTGGCCACCGCTGCCCTGATGGCCACGTTCCTGACCCCCGCGACGGCGCACGCCGCCCCGCGGGAGAGCAGACCCGTCTACTCGTACGAGAACGCCATCCGCGAGGCCGTATGGGTGGACACCGGACTCGACCACGACCGCGACGGAAAGACCGACCGGGTCGCCGTCGACATCGTCCGGCCCCAAGAGGCGGCCCAGCAGGGCCGCAAGATACCCGTCATCATGGACGCCAGCCCGTACTACTCGTGCTGCGGGCGAGGCAACGAGGGCCAGAAGAAGACGTACGACGCGAACGGCGACGTCGTCCAGATGCCGCTGTTCTACGACAACTACTTCGTGCCCCGCGGCTACGCCTTCGTCGGCGTCGACCTCGCCGGCACCAACCGCTCCGACGGCTGCGTGGACGTCGGCGGCCGCTCCGACGTCCTCTCCGCGAAGGCCGTCGTCGACTGGCTGAACGGCCGCGCGAAGGCGTACACGACCCGCACCGGCACCACCAAGGCCAAAGCGACGTGGACCAACGGCCGCACCGGAATGATCGGCAAGAGCTGGGACGGCACCATAGCCAACGGCGTCGCCGCCACCGGCGTCGAGGGCCTGAGGACCATCGTCCCGATCAGCGCCATCTCCTCCTGGTACGATTACTACTTCCAGCAGGGCGCCCCGCTGTACGACTCCGGCCCCGACTGGCTCTCCGACGACGTCGACAGCCCCGACGCGCGTGCCAAGTGCGGCGCCGTCCAGCAGATGCTCGTCGACGGGGCCCCGCGCACCGGCGACTGGACGCCCCTGTGGACCGAGCGCGACTACGTGAAGGACGCGCGCAAGGTCAGGGCGAGCGTCTTCCTGATCCACGGCATGCAGGACCTCAACGTCCGCATGAAGCACGTCGGCCAGTGGTGGGACGCCCTGGCGAAGAACGGCGTCGAGCGCAAGATCTGGCTCTCCCAGACCGGCCACGTCGACCCCTTCGACTTCCGCCGTGCCGCATGGGTGGAGACCCTGCACCGCTGGTTCGACCACGAACTCCTCGGCTACGACAACGGCATCGACCGTGAACCGATGGCCGACATCGAGCGCCACCCCGACCAGTGGGTCACCTCCAAGGCCTGGCCGCCGCGCGGCACCGACACCACCACCCTGCGCCCCGCCAAGGGCACCCAGGCCGGCGTCGGCACCCTCGGCCTGCGCAAGGGCAACGGCACCGAGACCTTCACCGACGACCCGCAGCACAGCGAGACCGACTGGGCCGCGCACATCGACCGGTCCACCCCCGACAAGGCGGGCTTCGTGACCAAGCCGCTCACCCGCGACCTGCGCCTGTCCGGCTCCTCCGAGGTCACCGTCACCGCGACCCCGACCACCTCGACGGCCCACCTCTCCGCCGTCCTGGTCGACCTCGGCCCCGACACCGTCCGCGACTACGCGACGAGCGGCGAGGGCATCACCACGCTCACCGACCGCACCTGCTGGGGCGTCAGCACCACCGGCGACAGCGCCTGCTTCAAGGAGACCGCGGCCAAGACCGCCGACGTCGACTACACGGTCGTCAGCCGCGGCTGGGCCGACCTGGGGAACTACGCCTCGGACATGAAGGGCGTACCGCTGACGCCGGGCAAGCCTTACACCATCACTCTCGACCTGGCGGCCACCGACCACGTGGTCCCGGCGGGCCACCGCCTCGCCCTGATCATCGCCGGTACGGACAAGGACCTGATCGATCCTCCGTCGACCACGCCAACCCTCACGCTCGACCTCTCCCGTACGAAAGCCCGCGTCCCGCTGGTCGGCGGCGCCCCCGCGTTCGCACGCGCCACCACGGGCTCCGTATCCGCAGCCCCCGAGACCGCGCCCCTCGACGGCGTGACCACCGCACCCCGCAGCATCCACCGCATCCCGGAGGGAGGCCAGTGA